From the genome of Planctomycetia bacterium, one region includes:
- a CDS encoding DUF1080 domain-containing protein has protein sequence MYVGARYECQMLDSFGLKGENNECGGLYSVKAPDVNMCLPPLTWQTYDIDYTAAKYEGDKLITNPRVTISHNGVLVHNDVELPGERSTTAAPNKPGPDPGPIYLQDHGNPLRYRNIWVVETK, from the coding sequence ATCTACGTCGGCGCTCGATACGAATGCCAGATGCTAGATTCGTTCGGCCTGAAAGGGGAGAACAACGAATGCGGCGGGCTGTACTCGGTAAAGGCGCCGGACGTGAACATGTGCCTGCCGCCGCTCACTTGGCAAACGTACGACATCGACTACACCGCAGCTAAGTACGAAGGGGACAAGCTAATCACCAACCCGCGCGTGACGATCTCGCACAACGGCGTGCTCGTGCATAACGACGTGGAGCTTCCCGGAGAGCGTTCGACAACCGCCGCTCCCAATAAGCCGGGCCCCGACCCAGGCCCGATCTACCTGCAGGATCACGGCAACCCGCTCCGCTATCGGAACATTTGGGTTGTTGAGACCAAATGA